ATTCCTGTGGGCGCGGTCAAATCGCTCATCGGCGAATCGTTCAGCGCCGGTGGCGCATTCCAACTTGCCTCAACCCTCGGCGCGCTGGTTCAGGATGGTGGACAGACAGCGCTCATCAATACATTTGGCCCCATGGGCACCTCAGCCGCTCTGCTGGTCGCGCGGAGCTAAAACTCATGCCAACACAGACGATCCAACGACCATCAACGCAAACAGAGCGCTTGCTCGAAGGCCGTGTGCTGATCGTCACCGGCGGCTCGCGCGGTATTGGCCGCGCCATCGTCGAGGAGCTCTGCCGCCAGGGTGCTCGCGTGGCGTTGACGTATTCGAAGCAACAGAATGCCGCCGACGAGTTGGCCCAAAAACTTTCCGATGCCGGCCACGAAGCCTTCGCCGTGCAAGCCGATGCCAAAGATCTCAAGCGCGCCCAGCACGTGGTGGCTGACACCATCGAACGATTCGGCAAGCTCGATGGCCTGATCAACAACGCTGGCATTCTCCGCGATAAAGCGCTCATGATGATGGATCCCAGCGACTGGCACGACGTGCTCGACACCAATCTGACCGGCGTCTTCAACACGTGCCGTGCCGCCATCGTCACCTTCATGAAGCAGAAAGCCGGGCGCATCGTCAACATCACGTCAATCTCAGGCATTGTCGGGGCGGCTCGGCAAGTCAATTATGCCGCCAGTAAAGCCGGAGTGATTGGGCTCACCAAAGCCCTAGCCAAGGAGGTGGCAGCCTACAACATCACGGTCAATGCGGTGGCTCCCGGATACATCGACACCGACATGACCCAGAGCATGAC
This genomic interval from Candidatus Omnitrophota bacterium contains the following:
- a CDS encoding 3-oxoacyl-ACP reductase FabG, with the translated sequence MPTQTIQRPSTQTERLLEGRVLIVTGGSRGIGRAIVEELCRQGARVALTYSKQQNAADELAQKLSDAGHEAFAVQADAKDLKRAQHVVADTIERFGKLDGLINNAGILRDKALMMMDPSDWHDVLDTNLTGVFNTCRAAIVTFMKQKAGRIVNITSISGIVGAARQVNYAASKAGVIGLTKALAKEVAAYNITVNAVAPGYIDTDMTQSMT